The following coding sequences are from one Dermacentor silvarum isolate Dsil-2018 chromosome 4, BIME_Dsil_1.4, whole genome shotgun sequence window:
- the LOC119450432 gene encoding sialin-like codes for MESPDDFPNVSIIIQRRRFQVRHLMLFMISLGIFLVYSMRVNLSVTVIAMVNTTATQGNQSKVLTSECPVSTDNGSSPSNQSDIPTGEFFWDQETQSYVLNAFFYGYIVTQIPGGWLSEVVDPGWIFVGGIGITSLLTLATAVVARASFAAFLVLRVLEGIAEGVTYPSMYALLARWSPIDERSRMAGISNIGSLLGTVVTLPLAAVLCKHGFAGGWPSVFYLTGLLGVVWSIFWILLASGSPEKHKFISVEERFYIVHSRDANFSERKPVPWLSILTSRGVWLLALVKFCASWSFYTLLTELPSYLSNVLHFDIQKNGFMNASIYLGQALVGILCGYLADKLRKKEVLGVTAIRKTFECAGLAAVSAGLVGVTFARCDWVAAYMMLLLSNTCAGVLYGGDAVLPIDLAPDFAGAVMGLTNCVSNTAGIFAPLVVGYLTENNETIARWNAVFYIAAAVCAFGAVAFLVFGTAEVQSWAHPPATPLGGSAAMLVPSDEVLDDGPLEGAKATSSYWH; via the exons ATGGAATCCCCCGACGACTTTCCAAATGTGTCGATCATAATACAACGAAGAC GGTTTCAAGTCCGCCATCTCATGCTCTTCATGATCTCTTTGGGCATTTTCTTGGTTTACTCCATGAGGGTGAATCTCAGTGTGACTGTCATTGCCATGGTCAACACCACAGCCACGCAGGGGAATCAGAGCAAAGTGTTGACTTCTGAATGTCCAGTTTCTACTGACAACGGCTCTTCGCCCTCCAATCAAAGTGACATTCCT ACTGGGGAGTTCTTCTGGGACCAAGAAACACAAAGCTATGTGCTCAATGCCTTCTTTTATGGTTACATTGTGACACAAATCCCTGGAGGCTGGCTCTCCGAAGTTGTAGATCCAGGATGGATCTTTGTTGGCGGAATTGGCATCACTTCTCTTCTTACGCTTGCTACAGCTGTAGTCGCAAGAGCCAGCTTTGCCGCATTCCTGGTTCTTCGGGTTCTGGAAGGAATTGCTGAG GGGGTAACGTACCCGTCCATGTATGCCCTACTTGCTCGGTGGTCGCCCATCGATGAGCGAAGTAGGATGGCTGGAATCAGCAACATTGGGAGCCTTTTGGGCACTGTGGTCACACTACCACTAGCAGCTGTGCTCTGCAAGCATGGTTTCGCAGGGGGCTGGCCATCTGTCTTTTATCTCACAG GACTCCTGGGTGTGGTATGGTCCATATTTTGGATTCTTCTAGCTTCTGGCAGTCCTGAAAAACACAAGTTCATCTCAGTAGAGGAACGGTTCTATATAGTTCATTCTCGGGACGCCAACTTCTCGGAGCGCAAG CCGGTGCCCTGGCTCAGTATACTGACATCAAGGGGTGTGTGGCTCTTAGCTCTTGTTAAGTTTTGTGCAAGCTGGAGCTTTTATACCTTGCTCACAGAGCTTCCAAGCTACTTGTCCAATGTACTGCACTTCGATATTCAAaag AATGGTTTCATGAATGCCAGCATATACCTGGGTCAAGCACTCGTTGGAATCCTTTGTGGCTACTTGGCTGACAAGCTTCGCAAGAAAGAAGTCCTCGGTGTAACTGCCATAAGAAAGACTTTCGAGTGTGCAG GCCTTGCTGCAGTAAGCGCTGGACTGGTTGGAGTAACGTTTGCCCGGTGCGATTGGGTTGCCGCCTACATGATGCTTCTGCTCTCCAACACATGTGCTGGCGTCCTCTATGGTGGTGACGCTGTCCTGCCCATTGACCTTGCACCTGATTTTGCTG GTGCTGTCATGGGCCTCACAAACTGTGTTTCCAATACTGCTGGAATTTTTGCACCGCTTGTTGTTGGCTACCTGACAGAAAACAAT GAGACCATTGCACGGTGGAATGCCGTGTTTTACATTGCTGCTGCGGTGTGCGCCTTTGGAGCCGTGGCATTCTTGGTATTCGGCACGGCGGAAGTGCAATCGTGGGCTCATCCGCCGGCCACTCCTCTTGGGGGCTCAGCGGCTATGCTTGTTCCAAGTGATGAAGTTCTCGACGACGGTCCACTAGAGGGCGCAAAGGCTACAAGTTCTTATTGGCACTGA